The following coding sequences lie in one Populus nigra chromosome 15, ddPopNigr1.1, whole genome shotgun sequence genomic window:
- the LOC133674163 gene encoding cytochrome c oxidase subunit 6B-like protein new16 isoform X1, whose translation MAMENYASRNIDRIHTDVLSQSRQACYKARDAFFACLEKESGKKPTEIGSVGLQYPAECKNSRAEFEKNCRPAWVKHFDRLHCRNKTSQRLLEDKETKRELQGKGRRAVRQAVHGKERSLE comes from the exons ATGGCTATGGAAAACTATGCATCAAGAAATATTGACAGAATTCACACAGATGTCCTCTCTCAATCAAGACAAGCTTGCTACAAG GCGCGAGATGCTTTTTTCGCTTGTTTGGAGAAAGAATCAGGCAAGAAACCTACAGAAATTGGGTCCGTGGGGCTTCAATATCCAGCTGAATGTAAAAACTCGAGGGCTGAGTTTGAGAAGAATTGTAGACCTGCTTGG gtgAAGCATTTTGATAGGCTACACTGTAGGAACAAGACATCGCAGAGGTTGTTGGAGGACAAGGAAACCAAGAGAG aactacaaggaaaagggaGACGAGCTGTGAGGCAAGCTGTTCATGGAAAGGAAAGAAGCTTAGAGTGA
- the LOC133674163 gene encoding cytochrome c oxidase subunit 6B-like protein new16 isoform X2, with protein MAMENYASRNIDRIHTDVLSQSRQACYKARDAFFACLEKESGKKPTEIGSVGLQYPAECKNSRAEFEKNCRPAWVKHFDRLHCRNKTSQRLLEDKETKRGPLLLPQPYTFKPTSST; from the exons ATGGCTATGGAAAACTATGCATCAAGAAATATTGACAGAATTCACACAGATGTCCTCTCTCAATCAAGACAAGCTTGCTACAAG GCGCGAGATGCTTTTTTCGCTTGTTTGGAGAAAGAATCAGGCAAGAAACCTACAGAAATTGGGTCCGTGGGGCTTCAATATCCAGCTGAATGTAAAAACTCGAGGGCTGAGTTTGAGAAGAATTGTAGACCTGCTTGG gtgAAGCATTTTGATAGGCTACACTGTAGGAACAAGACATCGCAGAGGTTGTTGGAGGACAAGGAAACCAAGAGAGGTCCGTTGTTGCTTCCTCAGCCTTACACTTTCAAGCCTACTTCTAGTACTTAA
- the LOC133674163 gene encoding cytochrome c oxidase subunit 6B-like protein new16 isoform X3, translated as MAMENYASRNIDRIHTDVLSQSRQACYKARDAFFACLEKESGKKPTEIGSVGLQYPAECKNSRAEFEKNCRPAWVKHFDRLHCRNKTSQRLLEDKETKRGL; from the exons ATGGCTATGGAAAACTATGCATCAAGAAATATTGACAGAATTCACACAGATGTCCTCTCTCAATCAAGACAAGCTTGCTACAAG GCGCGAGATGCTTTTTTCGCTTGTTTGGAGAAAGAATCAGGCAAGAAACCTACAGAAATTGGGTCCGTGGGGCTTCAATATCCAGCTGAATGTAAAAACTCGAGGGCTGAGTTTGAGAAGAATTGTAGACCTGCTTGG gtgAAGCATTTTGATAGGCTACACTGTAGGAACAAGACATCGCAGAGGTTGTTGGAGGACAAGGAAACCAAGAGAG GGTTATAA
- the LOC133674477 gene encoding bHLH transcription factor RHL1-like translates to MQPCSREMQGINSLLNPSSQIPLQDLQNQQNPSQIQNSHFDPNSSSNDDFLEQMLSTIPPCSWPDLKSPWDLTMPINNNDSSNSIPKPRDLSDETAPSNTDNSNLGFHNNFDESVILASKLRQHQISGGGAAAAAAAKMMIQQQLLMAAARGGLPQNDVIDGSSFKGGDGSMQGLFNGFGAGSMNGTGQASNQSMQHFNHPQGGAMQAQNFGAQGAATTAVMNQPQASGSNGGAPAQPRQRVRARRGQATDPHSIAERLRRERIAERMKALQELVPNANKTDKASMLDEIIDYVKFLQLQVKVLSMSRLGGAAAVAPLVADMSSEAGGDCIQASADGGSLSRTSNGNQTARTNDSSLTVTEHQVAKLMEEDMGSAMQYLQGKGLCLMPISLATAISTATCHNRSPAINNNHHALLQSNGEGPASPSMSVLTVQSATMGNVGGDGGAVKDAASVSKP, encoded by the exons ATGCAGCCTTGTAGTAGAGAAATGCAAGGGATTAACTCGCTCTTAAACCCATCATCACAAATCCCTCTACAAGACCTTCAAAACCAACAGAACCCTTCACAGATCCAAAACTCTCACTTTGATCCCAATTCATCCTCGAATGATGATTTTCTTGAACAAATGCTGTCTACTATTCCTCCTTGTTCATGGCCTGACCTCAAGTCTCCTTGGGACCTCACCATGCCCATTAATAACAACGACAGCAGCAACTCTATACCCAAACCTAGAGACTTGTCGGATGAAACCGCACCATCTAATACCGACAATAGTAATCTTGGGTTTCATAATAACTTTGACGAGTCTGTAATTTTGGCTTCTAAGCTGAGACAACACCAGATCAGTGGTGGTGGTGCCGCTGCCGCTGCCGCCGCTAAAATGATGATACAACAGCAGCTTCTGATGGCTGCTGCTCGCGGCGGCCTCCCTCAAAACGACGTCATTGATGGCTCCTCCTTTAAG GGAGGAGATGGTTCAATGCAAGGATTGTTTAATGGGTTTGGTGCTGGATCTATGAACGGAACTGGTCAGGCGTCGAACCAGTCCATGCAACATTTTAACCATCCCCAG GGAGGGGCTATGCAGGCACAGAATTTTGGGGCTCAAGGGGCAGCCACCACGGCTGTGATGAACCAACCTCAAGCGAGTGGCTCCAATGGTGGTGCACCAGCTCAACCTAGACAAAGGGTTAGGGCTAGAAGAGGTCAAGCAACGGACCCACATAGCATAGCTGAAAGG TTACGAAGGGAGAGAATTGCAGAAAGAATGAAAGCTCTGCAAGAGTTGGTGCCTAATGCCAACAAG ACAGACAAGGCTTCAATGCTTGATGAGATCATCGACTATGTTAAATTCCTGCAGCTCCAAGTCAAG GTCTTGAGCATGAGCAGATTAGGCGGTGCAGCTGCCGTTGCCCCCCTTGTTGCTGACATGTCCTCTGAG GCTGGTGGTGACTGTATCCAGGCCAGTGCCGATGGTGGGTCCCTCTCCCGTACCTCTAACGGCAACCAAACGGCCAGAACTAACGACAGCAGCTTGACGGTGACAGAGCACCAGGTGGCTAAGTTGATGGAAGAGGATATGGGCTCAGCCATGCAGTATTTACAAGGGAAAGGGCTTTGTCTGATGCCCATCTCGCTCGCAACCGCTATCTCAACAGCCACGTGTCACAACAGGAGCCCCGCGATCAACAACAACCACCACGCTTTGCTCCAATCCAACGGCGAAGGGCCAGCCTCACCCAGCATGTCTGTTTTGACCGTCCAGTCGGCTACAATGGGTAACGTTGGAGGTGATGGTGGCGCTGTTAAAGATGCTGCTTCCGTTTCCAAACCGTGA